Genomic segment of Pochonia chlamydosporia 170 chromosome 1, whole genome shotgun sequence:
CCGGAGACAACGCCCACAATTGATTTCCGTCTTTGGGCCGACAAGGCGAAATGCCTCGCTGTTGGACTTCGGATTTTGCACCAGAGAACGCTAGACAGTACCAGATCCACCAGGTACCACAGTTGCGTGGCTCCGTGATCGACAACAACGTTGACCTCTCCTGGCGAGTGCCAGTTCGCACTTGGCATGTCACAGTCACAGTCGTCCCAGCCGACGCTGCTAGAGAAACCATCGTTTTCTACCATGAACTCCCTGCATTAGTccagacattgaacaacGCAGCGTTGAATAACACCGTACCCTTGATGAGTCTGGAGCCGAAAGCCACAACAAATATGTGGCAGCCATCTTTTGACCGTCACCCAGCCGCATGAAACGAAGCCTTTACTTGGTCAATCGCCCGAAGGGTGGACCCTTATTGTGCCTGAAATGGTCCTGGTCCCGCCACTTTGCAGAAAAGCTTAGCGTCAAGGAGAATTAGCGCACCCCCTTGGTGATCGATGGTTCTAAGTCCTTCTTATCCCCTGCCCCAAATGCTACGATATAGTTCACATCCTAGCAACCGGACGCACGGTCTCTGCCAATCCGggcgtcgacgtcgacgtgGTCGAATATCCGATAAGTTCATCCATGTTGGGAGGACATGAGATGAGTTGTGATCGATGCTCATCTAGGCGTTGTGCGGCTGTGTCTGACCCTATACGGCCGCACGTTTTGAGAACAGCCCCAGCCCAAAATATGGGACTAAGACTAGCGTCTAGCTCAACCGAACCGCGGACTATTGACGGTTGAAGGGCTGCTGAAAGGCGCTTGAGCGCCACTGTTGTACGAGCAGTGCGACGCTCCCGTGGAAAACCTGACCCTGAGCCCACTTGGGAAGTAGTTACGCTCAAATCCGGAGAGAAAGTGGCAATGGAAAGTCATGGCTTGTCTACATTTGGACGCCACTGGCTCGTTGGTGTCGAGTTTTGATCGTCTCGGGCTTTTGAAAAGCCTGACAAGTTATGCGTACATATATCGAACTGATCCCCTGGCTTCTCTACAAGTAGTACCGCCAACCCCCGTTGACTACTGCGAGGTTATCTCCTACCTTGCACTGCAACTACTGGGTTCGTCATGAAGTTATCTAGAGGGCTCGCCTTGCTTTTTGCCTCGGCTATCTCAGTTGCAGCCAGCGAGCCTgagtcgtcgtcgccgtccCTGCTAAATGTTATCACAAAACTGCCAAAATGCTCGGTATGACAAAGCAACCTCACTACACTGCTTCCGACTTCTTTTGACACAATATCAACAGGTGACATGCTTTGGCGAAgcattgacgaagacgaaatGCGAATTAACCGATGAGAAGTGTATTTGCTCCGACCAAGTTCTTCTCGCAACGTCGACTGCTTGCGTTTTGAAAAGCTGTACTGTGAAAGAAGCCTTGAGTAAGTCATATGCACACACTGAATGACTATTCCACCAACTCAGCATAATTCTGCTCTCTCTAGTACACGTGAACCAAGACTAACTCTACTCCGAAGCTGTCAAAAGGCTCACGACGCAGGCATGTAACGAGCCCATCAGAGACAAGAACGCCGTCTATATCAGAGTTTCCGATGTTCTCGGCGTTATTTCAGCTCTCTTTATTGTTCAAAGATTCGCCTTCAAGTTATGGGCCAAGCAGGACTTTGGTTTAGACGACTGGTTCGCGCTCGCCACCATCATCAGCGGTGCGCCATCGACAGTCATCAACACGTACGGAGTTGGCGCCAACGGAATTGGACGAGATGCGTGGACCCTCAGCTTCGACCAGCTTTACAACTTTGGAAAGTTTTTCTACGTTGAAGAAGTCCTCTATTTTCTACAGATTGCAATGGTGAAGCTGGCATTGctgttcttcttcctgcGTATCTTCCCAGCGCCGATTGTCCGTCGACTTCTCTGGGGCACTGTCGCTTTCACCGTTCTTTACGCCGTCGTTTTCGTATTTGTCGGAATCTTCACGTGTTCCCCAATAAGCTATTTTTGGACAAAGTGGGATCAAGAGCATACTGGAAAGTGTCTCGATATCAATGTTATTGCCTGGTCAAACGCCGGTGTTGGTATTGCCATAGATATCTGGATGCTGGCTATTCCATTGTGGCAACTGAAGGGGCTGAAGAtgcattggaagaagaaagtcaGCGTTGCGGCCATGTTTATGCTGGGTACATTGTAAGTGTCATACTCGCAACTCCTTGAAACACTGCACATTACTGACTGCTCCTCAGCGTAACTGTCGTTAGTATTCTCAGACTCCGGTCCATCGTCGAGTTTGGTTCCGACTCCATGAACCCGACGTGGGACTTTTTCGAAGTGTCGCTATGGTCATGCATCGAGGTCAATGTGGGCATTTGGTGTGTCTGCTTGCCTTCATTCCGACTGCTTGTTGTTCGCCTGTTCCCGACTCTCAGTGGTTCGACAGCTCGAAGCTATGCTCGGTACGGCAGCAGCGTCAATCGGACAGCCGAGAAGAGCAACCGAAGTAGAGGCTTGGGTCCTAGTGCTACGGCGACGTCTTCCTTCAACGATCGGCCGAGTCGGTCTAATCCTGGAAATAACCAGATTGCCTATCACAAGTCTTATACTGTCGAAGTTTCAGACATGGACGAAGTTGCTCTTGTCCCTTTAGGAGACCATGAGTCACGGACAAGGGTTAGTAGCAGCCGCAGCCGGGGAAGTGTATAATACTATTGAGGAATATTACGCTTAGGAACGAATTTTCTACTGTATGAGTAATTATATCATGGCTTTTTTCAAAGGCTTACTTAATTTTTATTGGTCCATAATACATAAATATTCATTATTGAGTTATTTAGGTGAACATTACG
This window contains:
- a CDS encoding CFEM domain-containing protein (similar to Metarhizium acridum CQMa 102 XP_007807909.1), translated to MKLSRGLALLFASAISVAASEPESSSPSLLNVITKLPKCSVTCFGEALTKTKCELTDEKCICSDQVLLATSTACVLKSCTVKEALTVKRLTTQACNEPIRDKNAVYIRVSDVLGVISALFIVQRFAFKLWAKQDFGLDDWFALATIISGAPSTVINTYGVGANGIGRDAWTLSFDQLYNFGKFFYVEEVLYFLQIAMVKLALLFFFLRIFPAPIVRRLLWGTVAFTVLYAVVFVFVGIFTCSPISYFWTKWDQEHTGKCLDINVIAWSNAGVGIAIDIWMLAIPLWQLKGLKMHWKKKVSVAAMFMLGTFVTVVSILRLRSIVEFGSDSMNPTWDFFEVSLWSCIEVNVGIWCVCLPSFRLLVVRLFPTLSGSTARSYARYGSSVNRTAEKSNRSRGLGPSATATSSFNDRPSRSNPGNNQIAYHKSYTVEVSDMDEVALVPLGDHESRTRVSSSRSRGSV